The sequence below is a genomic window from Candidatus Binataceae bacterium.
ATCTGGCGCGGATTGCATCGCGTATCTGCTCGACCGGCGTGCCTTGTTGTGTCAACTGCGCCGCCATCCGCGCCTCGCCCACGCAAATGCCGCAAGTGCTGCCGTGCTTGTCGCGATAACAATCGAGCAGGCTCTTGTGCCCTTCGCTCTTGTCGCAGCCACAGTAACAATGAAGCTGCGCAAGCAAGCCGGGGTTTTGCCGCGCTATCTGGTAAGCCTCGCGTACCTCGCCCTTGAACAGGTTAGGATCGAGGGTCAGGCGCAGATTCGACGCCGGATCACTCCCGGTCGCCGCCTGCCCAATCGTGTCTGCGAAGCCGCCGGGGGCCCCAAACCACACGTATGCGCCCGCCGCCATCAGGATGAGGGTGGCGATTACCGCAAGCGTCCCTTTGGTGCCCATCAAGTGCTCCACGACTACTATAGCATTTCAATCATCTGGAGAGTTTGCCGGGCGAAGGTGTACAGGGCGGCCGGACGATGAGGGCCGCGGCGGGTCTCGCGGAGCGGGCGCAACAGATCCATCGCTAAAATTCGCCGCCGGAAATTGCGGCGATCGATGGGTCGGTCGAGAATTCGAGCATAGAGCTCCTCCAACTCCGCAAAGGTGAACATCCGGGGCAGCAGGGTATAG
It includes:
- a CDS encoding CYCXC family (seleno)protein → MGTKGTLAVIATLILMAAGAYVWFGAPGGFADTIGQAATGSDPASNLRLTLDPNLFKGEVREAYQIARQNPGLLAQLHCYCGCDKSEGHKSLLDCYRDKHGSTCGICVGEARMAAQLTQQGTPVEQIRDAIRARYASGD